The genomic interval CTTGGCGATATGCTCATCTGCCAAAAAATCAACCCCTTCTTCATCGGGGAAATCAATAGCGGCTTCAACATACAGCCGTAGCTGAATTAACTGCTCAAGCAGCGCATTAATTTTTTGTGAAAACTCACCAGTCAACGAGCGCATGGCACTTTTTGCGGCAGCCACACTGGTGGCATCAATGGCATCAGCAATCGCTTCTGCTTGTACCAAATCAAGCTTATCATTATCAAAAGCCCGCGCCGAAAACTCGCCCGCTACCGCTTGATTTGCACCCAATTCAAACACACGGGTCAAAAGCTGCTGCTGCAAAATCATACCACCGTGACCTTGCAGCTCAATCACATCTTCACCTGTAAAAGAGTGGGGGGCAGGGAAATATAACACCAATCCCTCATCAATCACCGTATCATCACTATCATAAAATCGGCAAAAATGGGCAAATCGCGGTTTGAAAGCTTGACGACCTGTCAATGCCAAGGCAATTTGGTAACTGTTTGGACCTGATAAGCGTATCACACCAACCCCGCCACGACCGATTGGTGTTGCAATGGCGGCAATCGTTGAAGTAAGCGCTGTCTGAGAGTTATTTAACATAGTTTTTTACAATCTAATATTTTGGGTAGTCAGCATTGACTTAATGCTGATATTTTAACATCCGCTCACTGATTACAACATGATTATTTTTTGCCAATAAAAAACCCTTTAAACAGTTGTTTAAAGGGCGGTTAAAGTATTAAATTACGGTTCGATGGATTTAAACCACGTTACGTGCTGCCTCTTTTGCCGCTTGCTCACGCTCAACTTTTTTATTGATAAAGTATTGCTGCGCCATACTAAACAAGTTGTTGACCGTCCAATAAAGCACTAGACCCGCTGGGAAGAATAGCATAAACACGGTGAAAATAATCGGCATAAATTTCATCACACGGGCCTGCATAGGATCTTGCGGCTGTGGGTTTAGCATCTGCTGGAAAAACATCGCCGCGCCCATAATCAGTGGCAGGATAAACAATGGATCCATAGATGATAAGTCACGAATCCAACCAATCCAAGGGGCATGGCGTAATTGAACCGATTCAACCAGTACCCAATACAACGCCAAGAAAATCGGCATTTGCAGCAATACCGGTAAACAACCTGCCATTGGGTTAACTTTTTCTTCTTTGTAGATGCGCATCATCTCTTGTGACATACGCATACGATCATCACCATATTCTTCTTTTAAGGCTTGCAATCGTGGTGCCACTGCACGCATTTTTGCCATGGAATGATAGCTTTTATTGGCAATTGGCATTAACGCGATTTTAACCAATAAAGTGAGTGCAATAATTGACCAACCCCAGTTACCCAAGACTTTATGTACATTATCCAAAATCCAAAATAGCACTTTTGAAATCGGCCATAAAATACCGTAATCAACAGTTTTATCTAATCCTTCTGCCAAAGGTTTTAAGTTGCTTTGAATTTTTGGACCTGCATACAAGGCAGACGTTAAGGTCACTTGCTTGTTAGGAGCGACTGACACAGGGTTACTGGTAAACCCGATGATGTGATCTTTGCCAGCTTCACGGCTATAAAAATTTGCTGTGTAATTCTTTGGCATCCAAGCGGTGACAAAATAATGCTGTACCATGCCAATCCAGCCTTTATCACTGCTGGCTTTTAAACCCTCATTGAAATTACCAAACTTAAGTTTGTTGTAAGGCTGCTCTGGTGT from Moraxella osloensis carries:
- the yidC gene encoding membrane protein insertase YidC gives rise to the protein MQKILRTLIIIAMLITGYLLILAWRDDYTNVNKPVATTPTTTAVSSNDVPVAGASGMPTGDIPTATATTSTAAPTTQQTGAQLISVMTDKYDIRINPVGGDVVYAALREHAQTLDSKQPFVLLQEDSNRVYVAQSGLIGANGIDNSNGRATFTAPSNQFVMQPNQAELVVPLTYQKDGVTVIKSYKFTKGQYPINVSYNITNNGTQPWQGQMYAQLKRDNSEDPGKGDKGAISLSTYLGGAWGTPEQPYNKLKFGNFNEGLKASSDKGWIGMVQHYFVTAWMPKNYTANFYSREAGKDHIIGFTSNPVSVAPNKQVTLTSALYAGPKIQSNLKPLAEGLDKTVDYGILWPISKVLFWILDNVHKVLGNWGWSIIALTLLVKIALMPIANKSYHSMAKMRAVAPRLQALKEEYGDDRMRMSQEMMRIYKEEKVNPMAGCLPVLLQMPIFLALYWVLVESVQLRHAPWIGWIRDLSSMDPLFILPLIMGAAMFFQQMLNPQPQDPMQARVMKFMPIIFTVFMLFFPAGLVLYWTVNNLFSMAQQYFINKKVEREQAAKEAARNVV